The following are encoded together in the Deltaproteobacteria bacterium genome:
- a CDS encoding OmpA family protein, whose translation MIKNYIRNQAKRFSLVILFLFSFSSFLSTEANVLGDMQTFVPNTDNIDFITVHSSKPMYQDYIVLSQYLNFAKDHLLVFKDLTTQEKMSYANELAEYDFSVGYGFSKKLSLYLQAPFLWYYNSETKENIKINIDKGIHSLRPGFKYSFGDAELPSWAFIGSIDIPSLVDSPYTGVSPQPIYNLELSHVWRNDKAAHGLNAGYRLRTPAERPLNQRMFPLDDQLTLSYGYANEFSETARWVFETIFSYPLQKDPYIRANDASSVDLILGMKHRWWKNTNFDWGATVEPGVDSLSPAWRVFAGIVWYWKPESAKAAPVVVSKKEKSIISSGFRVIPADSTVTVGEQVTFEFIGGKAPYQCEILSGSGEFIGKYCDFLAPDSPGVSEIEFKDAQGLTTTAVVTYKSQSEFAGDLGVRPAKAEVFEGQSLPIRGVGGAPPYRYGILDGGGRISDQGLFVAPLSPQEVSIEVVDQVGRKATSFITVKEIPKPDKLIRLQNLNFVFDSANLVDSSKKELEKIITQLFDMNIRSIIIEGHTDSIGKDQYNQVLSEKRAKTVKGVLLDNLDLRDQQITAIGFGEARPISTNKTDAGRALNRRVDIKVYTKK comes from the coding sequence ATGATTAAAAATTATATTCGAAACCAAGCAAAAAGATTCAGCCTCGTTATTTTGTTTTTATTTTCTTTCTCCTCTTTTTTATCTACGGAAGCAAATGTTTTGGGAGACATGCAAACATTTGTTCCCAATACAGACAATATAGATTTTATTACAGTTCACTCCTCAAAACCCATGTATCAAGATTACATTGTTCTATCTCAATATCTTAACTTCGCTAAAGACCACTTACTCGTTTTTAAAGATCTGACAACGCAAGAAAAAATGAGTTATGCGAATGAATTGGCTGAATATGATTTTTCTGTAGGATATGGATTTTCAAAAAAACTATCTCTTTATTTGCAGGCACCTTTTCTTTGGTATTACAATTCAGAGACGAAAGAAAATATAAAAATTAATATCGATAAGGGTATCCACTCTTTAAGACCAGGATTTAAATATTCATTTGGCGATGCAGAGCTGCCAAGTTGGGCTTTTATTGGATCCATAGATATTCCTTCCCTTGTTGATAGCCCCTACACGGGAGTGAGTCCTCAGCCTATTTACAATCTTGAGTTATCCCATGTATGGAGAAATGATAAGGCCGCCCATGGCCTCAACGCTGGCTATCGCCTGCGCACCCCCGCTGAACGACCACTGAATCAACGAATGTTTCCCTTAGATGATCAGCTAACCTTGAGCTATGGCTACGCCAATGAGTTTTCTGAAACAGCACGATGGGTATTTGAAACGATATTTAGTTACCCTTTGCAAAAGGATCCCTACATAAGAGCTAATGATGCCTCCTCTGTGGATTTAATTCTTGGGATGAAACATCGCTGGTGGAAAAATACTAATTTCGATTGGGGTGCCACCGTCGAACCAGGTGTTGACTCCTTATCTCCTGCTTGGCGTGTTTTTGCCGGGATCGTTTGGTACTGGAAACCTGAATCTGCTAAAGCAGCTCCAGTTGTCGTCAGTAAAAAAGAAAAATCCATTATCAGCTCTGGATTCAGAGTAATCCCTGCTGATTCCACAGTTACCGTGGGTGAGCAAGTCACTTTTGAATTTATTGGAGGCAAAGCCCCTTATCAGTGCGAAATCTTATCTGGATCCGGCGAATTTATTGGTAAGTATTGCGATTTTTTAGCACCTGATTCTCCAGGGGTGAGCGAGATTGAATTTAAAGATGCTCAAGGTCTAACAACAACAGCCGTTGTGACCTACAAATCCCAAAGCGAATTTGCAGGAGATTTGGGCGTACGCCCAGCAAAGGCGGAAGTTTTTGAAGGACAAAGTTTACCTATCCGAGGAGTTGGTGGAGCTCCACCCTATCGTTACGGAATCCTAGATGGAGGAGGAAGAATTTCTGATCAAGGGTTATTTGTGGCGCCCTTATCTCCACAGGAAGTAAGCATTGAAGTTGTTGATCAAGTAGGCAGGAAAGCCACTTCTTTTATCACGGTGAAAGAAATCCCAAAACCTGACAAACTCATAAGATTGCAAAATTTAAACTTTGTTTTTGATTCAGCAAATTTAGTTGATAGCTCTAAAAAAGAACTTGAAAAAATTATTACCCAACTTTTTGATATGAATATTAGAAGTATTATTATCGAAGGTCATACCGACTCCATTGGTAAAGATCAATACAACCAAGTGTTAAGTGAAAAAAGAGCCAAAACCGTTAAAGGCGTTTTGCTAGATAATCTGGATCTGAGAGATCAACAAATTACAGCCATTGGATTTGGCGAAGCCCGACCTATCTCAACGAATAAAACGGATGCAGGGCGTGCACTTAATCGACGTGTGGACATCAAAGTTTATACTAAAAAGTAA
- a CDS encoding phosphatidylglycerophosphatase A, with translation MKVFVDYTLSLLATWFYIGKIKKAPGTWATLAALPLALVLNLLGPLFYMTSVFLLLLIGIVAADFYEKKSSIHDNSEIVIDEVLGYLITMIWLPSTWQAYVIGFILFRILDIFKPFPIGYLDRKIKGGMGVMMDDIAAGIIANIILQQAYTYTAILGSQLIHVAS, from the coding sequence ATGAAAGTTTTTGTTGATTACACTTTAAGTCTTTTGGCTACTTGGTTTTATATTGGAAAAATAAAAAAAGCTCCCGGAACCTGGGCCACCTTGGCCGCCTTACCCCTAGCTTTAGTTCTTAACCTTCTTGGTCCACTTTTTTATATGACCTCTGTCTTTCTTCTTTTGCTTATAGGAATTGTTGCTGCAGATTTTTATGAAAAAAAGTCTTCGATTCATGATAATTCTGAAATTGTGATTGATGAAGTTTTGGGTTACCTCATTACCATGATTTGGTTGCCGTCAACTTGGCAAGCTTACGTTATAGGTTTCATTTTATTTAGAATATTGGATATTTTCAAACCCTTTCCAATTGGCTATCTGGATAGGAAAATTAAGGGAGGTATGGGAGTCATGATGGATGATATCGCAGCCGGAATCATAGCAAATATCATTTTACAACAGGCTTATACGTACACGGCTATTTTAGGGTCACAGCTAATTCATGTTGCTTCATAA
- a CDS encoding PilZ domain-containing protein has translation MMKKNRVVIVDILNESLESLHESLLISGVSEIEQLSTSEFLSGHKIGSVNLILLKCHILNEPLMKGLSQFTQRNMSSPILVLAQQISIYAYRQVTVMKNIVILQTPVISTIFEGLLQELLQEDRYSVMPHPRFITNEPARMIVMDSGLLIPSRMRNFSAGGAFLEYKGISLKVGHNINLNLLNHKVKSTKDRLQMSARVIWIRDGDNPLSTARGIGVQFYEAT, from the coding sequence ATGATGAAAAAAAATAGAGTTGTCATTGTCGATATTTTAAATGAATCTTTAGAAAGCCTGCACGAAAGTTTACTCATTTCAGGGGTTTCAGAAATTGAACAACTCAGCACTTCTGAATTTCTGTCCGGACATAAAATTGGATCAGTAAATTTAATCCTCTTAAAATGTCATATTTTGAACGAACCTTTAATGAAGGGACTGTCTCAATTTACACAAAGAAACATGTCCTCGCCCATTTTGGTTTTAGCGCAACAGATTTCAATTTATGCTTATCGACAAGTGACGGTGATGAAGAATATTGTGATCCTGCAGACTCCTGTCATCAGCACTATTTTTGAGGGGCTCCTCCAGGAATTACTTCAAGAGGATCGGTATTCTGTTATGCCTCATCCCAGATTTATAACTAATGAGCCGGCAAGAATGATCGTCATGGATTCAGGATTACTCATTCCCAGTCGCATGCGAAATTTTTCTGCTGGAGGCGCCTTTTTAGAATACAAAGGAATCTCATTAAAAGTAGGACATAATATCAATTTAAATCTTTTGAATCACAAAGTGAAATCTACCAAAGACAGACTGCAAATGAGTGCCAGGGTCATTTGGATAAGGGATGGCGACAATCCCCTTAGCACGGCTCGTGGAATTGGCGTTCAGTTTTATGAAGCAACATGA
- the cyoE gene encoding heme o synthase, whose protein sequence is MKLFAQLTKVGITIFVVLSAIAGYVTGFQSETTFQWSHFLDLILGVFLLSSGSLALNQVQEYKLDALMKRTASRPVASGKITPTAAGLFAFFFLFTGLQVLWRVSPLSFSFGLATVLLYNGLYTYYLKPKWIYAAVPGAIPGTLPVTIGYAAINSDIFSSESIYLFLILFLWQMPHFWALAIKFKDDYHEGGIPTLPVALGMEKTLYQMGMYTLAYVGCALASPMFYKTSWFYVLLVIPLSLKVLWEYKKFHQSGGKENWLRFFMWINSSVLIYLFVPVLDKWNFLFIHSN, encoded by the coding sequence GTGAAGCTATTTGCCCAACTTACTAAGGTAGGAATTACTATTTTCGTCGTTTTATCGGCCATAGCTGGTTACGTGACGGGCTTTCAATCTGAAACGACGTTTCAATGGTCACACTTTCTAGATCTTATTCTGGGTGTTTTCCTGCTAAGCTCTGGAAGCCTAGCCTTAAACCAAGTTCAAGAATATAAGCTGGATGCCCTGATGAAACGGACAGCCTCAAGACCCGTCGCTTCAGGAAAAATCACTCCTACCGCTGCTGGATTGTTTGCCTTCTTCTTTCTTTTTACGGGGCTTCAGGTTCTGTGGAGGGTCTCACCACTTTCATTTTCTTTCGGACTAGCTACCGTTCTTTTATACAATGGTCTTTATACCTATTACTTAAAACCAAAGTGGATTTATGCTGCCGTACCTGGGGCTATCCCTGGAACCCTACCTGTTACGATTGGCTATGCCGCCATCAACTCAGATATCTTTTCCAGCGAATCCATTTATTTATTTTTAATTTTGTTTTTATGGCAGATGCCTCACTTTTGGGCTCTGGCAATCAAGTTTAAAGACGACTATCATGAAGGCGGCATTCCTACTTTACCGGTAGCCTTAGGTATGGAGAAGACTTTATATCAAATGGGAATGTATACCTTAGCCTATGTTGGCTGCGCCTTGGCCTCACCTATGTTTTACAAAACCAGCTGGTTCTACGTCTTGCTCGTCATTCCTTTATCTCTTAAAGTTCTTTGGGAATATAAAAAATTTCACCAATCTGGCGGCAAAGAAAATTGGCTTAGATTCTTTATGTGGATCAATTCAAGTGTTTTAATTTATTTATTCGTTCCTGTTTTAGATAAATGGAATTTTTTGTTCATTCATAGCAACTAG
- a CDS encoding cytochrome C oxidase subunit IV family protein: MGNLNNSSEPKHSHHIIPAEIYKKVGIALTVLTLLTVGFHYLFHNVMHGSILAAPVAFLIASIKAALVLLFFMGLKYDSNENRFIFSLSFFFLLVLIFFCSLDIWTRLTIQSTL; encoded by the coding sequence ATGGGAAATCTAAATAATTCAAGCGAACCCAAACATTCTCATCATATCATTCCCGCAGAAATTTATAAAAAGGTGGGCATTGCTTTAACTGTACTCACCTTATTGACGGTCGGATTTCATTATTTATTTCATAATGTAATGCATGGTTCTATTTTAGCAGCACCTGTTGCCTTTTTGATTGCTTCCATAAAAGCAGCCTTAGTTTTGTTGTTCTTTATGGGTCTTAAATATGACTCTAATGAAAATAGATTTATTTTTTCTTTATCTTTTTTCTTTTTACTCGTCCTTATTTTCTTTTGTTCCCTAGATATTTGGACAAGACTCACCATTCAAAGCACCCTGTGA
- a CDS encoding cytochrome c oxidase subunit 3 family protein translates to MSINSSDTNHSHSHDSHLAHHFKNAEHQFESAKQGIWLFMVTEILMFGGLFVGYSIFHAIYPKMFAEGASHLDWRLGFVNTLVLIFSSYTMAMSIHHLQKNEKSKAVLKLWLTVACGVIFMCIKAYEYSSKFHHGLFPGRYLDVAHVGAEAANLGMYYGFYFCMTGLHGIHVLIGMGLIVWLALRAQKGEFGENYFTPVEGVGIFWHIVDLIWIFLFPLLYLVG, encoded by the coding sequence ATGAGTATAAATAGTTCGGACACAAATCATTCACATTCGCACGATTCCCACCTAGCTCATCATTTTAAAAATGCTGAGCACCAATTTGAAAGCGCAAAGCAAGGGATATGGTTATTTATGGTTACCGAAATTCTGATGTTCGGTGGCCTCTTTGTTGGTTATTCTATTTTCCATGCTATTTATCCAAAAATGTTTGCTGAAGGTGCCAGCCATTTGGATTGGCGTCTGGGTTTTGTGAACACCCTTGTTTTAATCTTCTCTTCTTACACTATGGCCATGTCGATTCATCATTTACAGAAAAATGAGAAATCCAAGGCAGTTCTTAAACTTTGGTTAACCGTTGCCTGTGGCGTGATCTTTATGTGTATCAAAGCCTATGAATACAGCAGTAAATTCCACCATGGTTTATTCCCAGGTAGGTATTTAGATGTCGCTCATGTTGGGGCTGAAGCTGCCAATTTGGGAATGTATTATGGTTTTTATTTCTGCATGACGGGTCTTCATGGAATTCACGTACTTATTGGCATGGGCCTCATTGTTTGGCTGGCTTTACGAGCTCAAAAAGGCGAATTCGGAGAAAATTATTTTACCCCTGTCGAAGGAGTGGGAATATTTTGGCACATTGTTGATTTAATTTGGATCTTCTTATTCCCTTTGCTGTATTTAGTGGGTTAA
- the ctaD gene encoding cytochrome c oxidase subunit I gives MATATTHSTGHSNGEVNYINEFKGLKSWLTSLDHKRIGLMYMISVLFFFLVGGIFAILLRLELFKPGAQFLTPDQYNQVMTYHGAIMVFMVIIPGIPAILGNFFLPIQIGAKDVAFPRLNLASWYIFMLGAFIAVATLFVGKVDTGWTFYTPYSIKTASAATMMVVAAFIMGMSSILTGLNFIVTVHKLRAPGMTMYRIPLFIWAIYSTAVLQILATPVLGITLMLLAMERTFGVGIFDPKLGGDPVLFQHFFWFYSHPAVYIMILPAMGVVSELIAAFSRKTIFGYTAIAYSSIGIAVVSFFVWGHHMFVSGQSEIAGIVFSFITMLVGVPTAIKMFNWLATLYKGNISFESPMLFALGFLFLFAIGGVTGIMLATIATDVHFHDTYFVVAHFHYVMVGGTLMALMGGFYYWFPKMFGKMYNETLARITFVLIFIGFNVTFFPQFILGAMGMPRRYFDYIPAYEYLNSISTVGSWLIASGFLLSLYVIVTGIRCGEKAPSNPWGAKTLEWQTSSPPPHMNFEVEPIVTAGPYEYK, from the coding sequence ATGGCAACTGCAACAACTCACTCCACAGGTCATTCCAACGGTGAAGTTAACTATATCAACGAATTTAAGGGACTCAAATCCTGGCTTACAAGTCTAGATCATAAACGCATTGGCCTCATGTACATGATATCCGTATTGTTTTTCTTTCTTGTTGGGGGAATTTTTGCCATTCTTTTACGACTAGAATTGTTTAAACCCGGAGCCCAATTCTTAACACCAGATCAATACAATCAAGTCATGACTTATCATGGTGCCATCATGGTTTTTATGGTAATTATTCCTGGAATACCTGCTATTTTAGGAAACTTTTTCTTACCTATTCAAATTGGCGCTAAAGACGTCGCCTTTCCACGTTTGAATTTAGCCAGCTGGTATATTTTTATGCTCGGTGCCTTCATTGCTGTGGCTACTTTATTTGTAGGAAAAGTGGATACGGGATGGACCTTCTATACTCCCTATTCCATAAAAACCGCTTCGGCGGCAACGATGATGGTTGTTGCTGCCTTCATCATGGGGATGTCATCAATCCTAACAGGTTTAAATTTTATCGTGACAGTGCACAAGCTCAGAGCCCCAGGGATGACGATGTACCGAATTCCTTTATTTATTTGGGCCATTTACTCAACGGCTGTTTTGCAAATTTTAGCCACTCCTGTTTTGGGAATCACCTTAATGCTTTTAGCTATGGAAAGAACCTTTGGCGTCGGAATTTTTGATCCCAAATTAGGTGGAGACCCAGTTCTCTTTCAACATTTCTTCTGGTTCTATTCTCACCCGGCCGTTTACATTATGATTCTTCCCGCTATGGGAGTGGTCAGTGAACTTATTGCTGCTTTTTCAAGAAAAACCATTTTTGGATACACTGCTATTGCCTATTCTTCTATTGGTATTGCCGTCGTTTCGTTTTTCGTATGGGGTCACCATATGTTTGTTTCGGGACAATCAGAAATTGCAGGAATTGTTTTTTCATTTATCACGATGCTTGTCGGTGTTCCTACCGCAATTAAAATGTTTAACTGGCTTGCTACTTTGTATAAAGGAAATATCTCTTTTGAATCGCCAATGCTTTTTGCCTTAGGTTTTTTATTCTTGTTTGCTATTGGTGGCGTCACGGGAATTATGCTTGCGACCATCGCCACAGATGTGCATTTTCATGATACTTACTTTGTGGTTGCTCACTTTCACTACGTCATGGTGGGTGGAACTTTGATGGCCTTGATGGGTGGCTTTTATTATTGGTTCCCAAAAATGTTTGGAAAAATGTACAATGAAACTCTAGCGAGAATTACCTTTGTTCTGATTTTTATTGGATTTAATGTCACCTTCTTCCCTCAATTTATTTTAGGAGCCATGGGTATGCCACGCAGGTATTTTGATTATATTCCGGCCTATGAATACTTAAATTCCATTTCGACTGTGGGTTCATGGTTGATTGCTTCAGGATTTTTATTGAGTCTTTATGTGATTGTCACCGGGATTAGGTGCGGAGAGAAAGCTCCTTCTAATCCTTGGGGAGCAAAGACATTAGAATGGCAAACATCATCACCTCCACCTCATATGAATTTTGAAGTGGAGCCGATCGTAACAGCGGGGCCTTATGAGTATAAATAG